A single Anopheles maculipalpis chromosome 3RL, idAnoMacuDA_375_x, whole genome shotgun sequence DNA region contains:
- the LOC126562072 gene encoding facilitated trehalose transporter Tret1-like — MIVKKPPATDDAFIESNVVKRFSPLARQILAASGPIISSAAAGMTNGFSAILLPQLQQPGSKLSITEDQASWIASMAPLPMALGCILGGLLMERCGRKSAHLLLNISFAVGWCVLSMAGSYPQILAGRFITGLSCGLVGPPASVYIAETSDPRYRGILLAGVTFAVSGGILLAHLFGTFFRWQTAALLCSLFMIVAYLLMVVSPESPAWLLARGARAEAEASFHWLRGFDPASRQEFDAMVARTDQNTNNEKTNEIQADQRNRSPYKRREFLMPLATLLVFFATMQFSGVNIVAFYSIALMKTTIGSDSLNEYLAMLIVDLVRVVTSLVACILLRSVGRRPLAMASGVGTTVSLIGLSIFLYFQTSIPLYRNYSWLSLIFLISYIVFVGIGLFPLPWCMTGEIFPVATRGLGSGLTSSFNFVCFFAVIKTGPTLFATVGINGTFLVYGVISLLGTLLLYVILPETKNRTLQEIEEQFRRGRRKAKDAEATAGVGEGGGGSSASSARIATIS, encoded by the exons ATGATCGTCAAGAAGCCACCGGCGACGGACGACGCATTTATCGAGAGCAATGTGGTTAAACGCTTTTCTCCACTGGCGCGTCAG ATACTGGCCGCCTCTGGTCCGATCATCAGCAGTGCAGCAGCCGGCATGACGAACGGCTTCTCCGCGATTCTTCTGCCACAGCTGCAACAACCGGGCAGCAAACTGTCGATCACCGAAGATCAAGCATCATGGATCGCGTCCATGGCTCCACTACCGATGGCTCTCGGCTGCATTCTCGGTGGTCTGCTAATGGAACGCTGTGGCCGCAAGTCAGCTCACCTGCTGCTCAACATATCGTTTGCCGTTGGTTGGTGCGTCCTGTCAATGGCCGGTAGCTATCCACAAATTCTTGCCGGACGCTTCATCACTGGCCTCAGCTGTGGGTTGGTTGGTCCACCGGCATCCGTCTACATTGCAGAAACGAGTGATCCTCGCTATCGTGGAATTCTTCTGGCCGGCGTTACGTTCGCCGTATCGGGTGGTATTCTTCTTGCCCATCTGTTCGGTACGTTCTTCCGGTGGCAAACGGCGGCACTGCTGTGTTCGCTATTTATGATCGTTGCCTATCTGCTGATGGTTGTTTCACCGGAAAGTCCTGCCTGGTTGCTTGCACGAGGGGCACGTGCAGAGGCAGAAGCATCATTCCACTGGTTGCGAGGGTTTGATCCAGCCAGTCGGCAGGAGTTCGATGCGATGGTGGCACGAACGGACCAGAACACGAACAATGAGAAAACCAACGAAATACAAGCGGACCAGCGGAACCGATCGCCTTATAAGCGACGAGAATTTCTTATGCCACTCGCCACGCTGCTCGTGTTCTTTGCGACGATGCAGTTTTCGGGCGTTAATATTGTCGCGTTCTACTCGATCGCGCTCATGAAGACTACGATCGGGAGCGATAGTTTGAACGAGTATCTTGCCATGCTGATCGTGGATCTGGTACGCGTGGTGACATCGCTCGTAGCCTGCATCCTGCTTCGCTCCGTCGGCCGTCGTCCACTGGCCATGGCGAGTGGGGTCGGAACGACGGTTTCGCTTATCGGGCTCTCGATCTTTCTCTACTTCCAAACGAGCATTCCACTGTACCGAAACTACTCCTGGCTATCGCTGATCTTTCTCATCAGCTACATCGTGTTCGTCGGGATCGGTCTCTTCCCGCTTCCCTGGTGTATGACGGGCGAAATTTTCCCCGTAGCAACGCGTGGCCTTGGTTCCGGACTTACCTCATCGTTtaatttcgtttgctttttcgctGTAATCAAAACGGGACCGACACTGTTTGCGACGGTTGGTATTAATGGAACCTTCCTGGTTTATGGGGTGATCTCACTGCTCGGGACACTGCTGCTGTACGTGATACTGCCGGAAACGAAAAACCGTACCTTGCAGGAGATAGAGGAACAGTTCCGACGGGGACGAAGGAAAGCAAAGGATGCGGAAGCGACGGCAGGGGTAGGTGAAGGAGGCGGCGGTTCTTCGGCATCATCAGCACGAATTGCAACCATATCTTAA